One Deltaproteobacteria bacterium genomic window, TCGGAGAGGGGTATGAGTTTGAAATTATGGATCAGTACGATCCCACCGAGATGGACTACGAAAACGAGTTTTACAAACTTTTGGCCAAGACCCTTATCCGACACGACAAAAGAGCGATCCCGGTCCCTTATCTGATTCCCGGCTTTACCGACGCCTCCAATTACAGCAAGCTCGGCATCAAGTGTTACGGCTTCACGCCGCTGAAACTTCCGCCCGATCTCCGTTTTTCGGAACTTTTTCACGGCCACAACGAGCGGGTTCCGGTGGAGGGGCTCCTGTTTGGGTTGAAAGTGATGGGGGATGTGGTATGTGAAGGGGCCTCATGCTGAATTTGGCCCTCAAAAAAATCTTCGGGAGCAAAAACGACCGGGAGCTGAAAAAAATCCGTCCTTCGGTGACGCAAATCAACTCGTTTGAGCCCGCGTTGCAGACTCTCTCCGACGACCAACTCCGTCATAA contains:
- a CDS encoding M20/M25/M40 family metallo-hydrolase, with the translated sequence PTIISGGKKVNVIPSTAELQVDGRIIPGRTVESFLAEIKKIIGEGYEFEIMDQYDPTEMDYENEFYKLLAKTLIRHDKRAIPVPYLIPGFTDASNYSKLGIKCYGFTPLKLPPDLRFSELFHGHNERVPVEGLLFGLKVMGDVVCEGASC